In Nicotiana tabacum cultivar K326 chromosome 19, ASM71507v2, whole genome shotgun sequence, one DNA window encodes the following:
- the LOC107791558 gene encoding protein FMP32, mitochondrial-like isoform X2: protein MAAAVKRVIPLGVNYGINLSKLRGNYNVSNFPAASLLVNRSQYCTDGYNVKFYGSRSSKSFAHNKFDYRKMSQLVKANGKRAFLVDTLALVKSLEAQGVPSKQAEAITSAITEVLNDSLENIASSFVSLAEMQKSDLVQEANLSKFKSQIQSSQENHFSLLQHETEKLRNDIEKVRSELRYEIDKLTAGQRLDLNLERGSIRDELAKQNAETTNLTNKLDREIHALRAQLEAGKYEVIKYCIGTLVSISAVGLAVLRLYA from the exons ATGGCTGCTGCTGTTAAGCGAGTGATTCCATTAGGTGTTAATTATGGAATTAACTTATCCAAATTACGAGGAAATTATAATGTGTCCAATTTTCCTGCAGCTTCCTTACTTGTAAATAGATCCCAATATTGCACCGATGGCTATAATGTCAAATTTTACGGTTCGCGATCTTCGAAATCTTTTGCTCATAACAAGTTTGATTATAGGAAGATGTCGCAGCTGGTTAAAGCTAATGGCAAGCGTGCATTTCTCGTTGATACCTTAGCTCTG GTTAAGAGTTTAGAAGCACAAGGTGTACCTTCAAAGCAAGCAGAGGCAATAACATCTGCTATCACCGAGGTTCTAAACGACAGCTTGGAAAATATCGCTTCTTCTTTCGTTTCACTAGCTGAAATGCAGAAA TCTGACTTGGTACAAGAAGCCAATCTTTCCAAGTTCAAATCCCAAATACAAAGTTCTCAG GAAAATCATTTTTCTCTACTGCAACATGAAACTGAAAAGCTTCGGAATGACATTGAAAAAGTGCGTAGCGAATTGAG GTATGAGATTGATAAACTTACTGCTGGTCAACGTTTGGATTTAAATCTCGAAAGAGG AAGCATTCGTGATGAGCTCGCCAAGCAGAATGCAGAAACCACCAACCTTACTAACAAGCTAGATCGA GAAATCCATGCGCTGAGGGCGCAACTTGAAGCTGGAAAATATGAAGTCATCAAATATTGTATAGGTACACTTGTGTCCATCTCAGCTGTTGGCCTTGCTGTGCTTCGTTTATATGCTTAA
- the LOC107791558 gene encoding uncharacterized protein LOC107791558 isoform X4: MAAAVKRVIPLGVNYGINLSKLRGNYNVSNFPAASLLVNRSQYCTDGYNVKFYGSRSSKSFAHNKFDYRKMSQLVKANGKRAFLVDTLALVKSLEAQGVPSKQAEAITSAITEVLNDSLENIASSFVSLAEMQKSDLVQEANLSKFKSQIQSSQENHFSLLQHETEKLRNDIEKVRSELRSIRDELAKQNAETTNLTNKLDREIHALRAQLEAGKYEVIKYCIGTLVSISAVGLAVLRLYA; this comes from the exons ATGGCTGCTGCTGTTAAGCGAGTGATTCCATTAGGTGTTAATTATGGAATTAACTTATCCAAATTACGAGGAAATTATAATGTGTCCAATTTTCCTGCAGCTTCCTTACTTGTAAATAGATCCCAATATTGCACCGATGGCTATAATGTCAAATTTTACGGTTCGCGATCTTCGAAATCTTTTGCTCATAACAAGTTTGATTATAGGAAGATGTCGCAGCTGGTTAAAGCTAATGGCAAGCGTGCATTTCTCGTTGATACCTTAGCTCTG GTTAAGAGTTTAGAAGCACAAGGTGTACCTTCAAAGCAAGCAGAGGCAATAACATCTGCTATCACCGAGGTTCTAAACGACAGCTTGGAAAATATCGCTTCTTCTTTCGTTTCACTAGCTGAAATGCAGAAA TCTGACTTGGTACAAGAAGCCAATCTTTCCAAGTTCAAATCCCAAATACAAAGTTCTCAG GAAAATCATTTTTCTCTACTGCAACATGAAACTGAAAAGCTTCGGAATGACATTGAAAAAGTGCGTAGCGAATTGAG AAGCATTCGTGATGAGCTCGCCAAGCAGAATGCAGAAACCACCAACCTTACTAACAAGCTAGATCGA GAAATCCATGCGCTGAGGGCGCAACTTGAAGCTGGAAAATATGAAGTCATCAAATATTGTATAGGTACACTTGTGTCCATCTCAGCTGTTGGCCTTGCTGTGCTTCGTTTATATGCTTAA
- the LOC107791558 gene encoding uncharacterized protein LOC107791558 isoform X1 produces MAAAVKRVIPLGVNYGINLSKLRGNYNVSNFPAASLLVNRSQYCTDGYNVKFYGSRSSKSFAHNKFDYRKMSQLVKANGKRAFLVDTLALVKSLEAQGVPSKQAEAITSAITEVLNDSLENIASSFVSLAEMQKSDLVQEANLSKFKSQIQSSQENHFSLLQHETEKLRNDIEKVRSELRYEIDKLTAGQRLDLNLERGSIRDELAKQNAETTNLTNKLDRNRLSQSYGLIETAMLRSKGIYVRSGRGSKKGASGFELQVRSRTSSVSLSGP; encoded by the exons ATGGCTGCTGCTGTTAAGCGAGTGATTCCATTAGGTGTTAATTATGGAATTAACTTATCCAAATTACGAGGAAATTATAATGTGTCCAATTTTCCTGCAGCTTCCTTACTTGTAAATAGATCCCAATATTGCACCGATGGCTATAATGTCAAATTTTACGGTTCGCGATCTTCGAAATCTTTTGCTCATAACAAGTTTGATTATAGGAAGATGTCGCAGCTGGTTAAAGCTAATGGCAAGCGTGCATTTCTCGTTGATACCTTAGCTCTG GTTAAGAGTTTAGAAGCACAAGGTGTACCTTCAAAGCAAGCAGAGGCAATAACATCTGCTATCACCGAGGTTCTAAACGACAGCTTGGAAAATATCGCTTCTTCTTTCGTTTCACTAGCTGAAATGCAGAAA TCTGACTTGGTACAAGAAGCCAATCTTTCCAAGTTCAAATCCCAAATACAAAGTTCTCAG GAAAATCATTTTTCTCTACTGCAACATGAAACTGAAAAGCTTCGGAATGACATTGAAAAAGTGCGTAGCGAATTGAG GTATGAGATTGATAAACTTACTGCTGGTCAACGTTTGGATTTAAATCTCGAAAGAGG AAGCATTCGTGATGAGCTCGCCAAGCAGAATGCAGAAACCACCAACCTTACTAACAAGCTAGATCGA AACCGATTGAGTCAGTCGTATGGACTGATCGAGACGGCAATGCTTCGATCGAAAGGTATCTACGTAAGGTCAGGTCGAGGTTCGAAGAAAGGGGCTTCAGGATTCGAGCTCCAAGTACGATCAAGGACCAGTTCGGTATCATTATCGGGCCCATGA
- the LOC107791558 gene encoding uncharacterized protein LOC107791558 isoform X3 gives MAAAVKRVIPLGVNYGINLSKLRGNYNVSNFPAASLLVNRSQYCTDGYNVKFYGSRSSKSFAHNKFDYRKMSQLVKANGKRAFLVDTLALVKSLEAQGVPSKQAEAITSAITEVLNDSLENIASSFVSLAEMQKSDLVQEANLSKFKSQIQSSQENHFSLLQHETEKLRNDIEKVRSELRSIRDELAKQNAETTNLTNKLDRNRLSQSYGLIETAMLRSKGIYVRSGRGSKKGASGFELQVRSRTSSVSLSGP, from the exons ATGGCTGCTGCTGTTAAGCGAGTGATTCCATTAGGTGTTAATTATGGAATTAACTTATCCAAATTACGAGGAAATTATAATGTGTCCAATTTTCCTGCAGCTTCCTTACTTGTAAATAGATCCCAATATTGCACCGATGGCTATAATGTCAAATTTTACGGTTCGCGATCTTCGAAATCTTTTGCTCATAACAAGTTTGATTATAGGAAGATGTCGCAGCTGGTTAAAGCTAATGGCAAGCGTGCATTTCTCGTTGATACCTTAGCTCTG GTTAAGAGTTTAGAAGCACAAGGTGTACCTTCAAAGCAAGCAGAGGCAATAACATCTGCTATCACCGAGGTTCTAAACGACAGCTTGGAAAATATCGCTTCTTCTTTCGTTTCACTAGCTGAAATGCAGAAA TCTGACTTGGTACAAGAAGCCAATCTTTCCAAGTTCAAATCCCAAATACAAAGTTCTCAG GAAAATCATTTTTCTCTACTGCAACATGAAACTGAAAAGCTTCGGAATGACATTGAAAAAGTGCGTAGCGAATTGAG AAGCATTCGTGATGAGCTCGCCAAGCAGAATGCAGAAACCACCAACCTTACTAACAAGCTAGATCGA AACCGATTGAGTCAGTCGTATGGACTGATCGAGACGGCAATGCTTCGATCGAAAGGTATCTACGTAAGGTCAGGTCGAGGTTCGAAGAAAGGGGCTTCAGGATTCGAGCTCCAAGTACGATCAAGGACCAGTTCGGTATCATTATCGGGCCCATGA